Proteins from a genomic interval of Candidatus Edwardsbacteria bacterium:
- a CDS encoding metal ABC transporter ATP-binding protein gives MAVENKVASDKSCGYCCTKLVKLGVTFGQNRILEDVNLHVHCGQFTAVIGPNGAGKTTLLKAILGEVPHTGHVHFIDSDGQRPNRPFLGYVPQKLEFDATAPVSVRDLFAGAAGRRPVWLGIGRNDRSRAKEVLDTVQAGHLIDRKLGQLSGGELQRVLLAMAITPVPNLLLLDEPVSGVDLAGIELFYKMVSQLRRDYHLSIILVSHDLSTVAQFADRIVFLNRTVIADGTPRQVLSNQAVRQAFALPPELALSFPEIQPEHKEDRGCISCNLEKSL, from the coding sequence ATGGCCGTTGAAAATAAAGTTGCCTCGGATAAATCCTGCGGTTATTGCTGCACCAAGCTGGTGAAATTGGGCGTGACCTTCGGCCAGAACCGGATATTGGAGGATGTCAACCTGCATGTCCATTGCGGCCAGTTCACCGCCGTGATCGGTCCCAATGGGGCCGGCAAGACCACTTTGCTCAAGGCCATCCTGGGCGAGGTGCCGCACACCGGCCACGTCCATTTCATTGACTCCGACGGACAGCGCCCGAACCGGCCGTTTTTGGGCTACGTCCCCCAGAAGCTGGAATTCGACGCCACCGCCCCGGTCAGCGTCAGGGACCTTTTTGCCGGGGCCGCCGGCCGCCGGCCGGTGTGGCTGGGCATCGGGCGCAATGACCGATCCCGGGCAAAGGAGGTTCTTGATACGGTGCAGGCCGGGCATCTGATAGACCGCAAGCTGGGACAGCTATCCGGCGGCGAGCTCCAGCGGGTGCTTCTGGCCATGGCCATTACCCCGGTGCCCAATCTGCTATTGCTGGACGAGCCGGTATCCGGCGTGGACCTGGCTGGCATCGAGCTGTTCTATAAGATGGTCTCCCAATTGCGGCGGGACTATCACCTGTCCATCATCCTGGTATCACACGACCTGTCCACTGTGGCCCAGTTCGCCGACCGAATAGTTTTTTTGAACCGCACCGTCATCGCCGACGGCACGCCCCGCCAAGTCCTTTCCAACCAGGCGGTCCGTCAGGCCTTTGCCCTGCCTCCGGAGCTGGCCCTAAGTTTCCCCGAGATACAACCGGAGCATAAAGAGGATCGGGGATGCATCAGCTGTAACCTGGAGAAAAGCCTATGA
- a CDS encoding metal ABC transporter permease, with protein sequence MSPWYWLTGLLPFDWLSFAFMKQALLAVILVSYLFGLLGSQVINQQMAFFSDAIGHAALTGIAIGAIMGLADPTWAMVIFSGLLALAISWLRRVTLTSTDTVIGLFMAFAVALGIVILSRGGGFARYSGYLVGDILSITPAEIRNLLILILAVTVLWILYFNQLMLISLNPSLARSRGIKVWLIEAMFSLVVAVVVTVSIKWVGLLVINSMLILPAAAARNISGNTRQYVWWSIVISLASGVSGLIASYYLSTATGATIVLISMGIFMVTLGVKKII encoded by the coding sequence ATGAGCCCGTGGTACTGGCTGACCGGCCTGCTGCCCTTCGATTGGCTCAGCTTTGCTTTTATGAAGCAGGCCCTGCTGGCTGTGATTCTGGTATCGTACCTGTTCGGCCTGCTGGGCTCGCAGGTCATCAACCAGCAGATGGCTTTTTTCTCCGATGCCATCGGACACGCCGCCCTGACCGGCATCGCCATCGGCGCCATCATGGGTCTGGCCGATCCCACCTGGGCCATGGTCATCTTCTCCGGCCTGCTGGCCCTGGCCATCTCCTGGCTGAGGCGGGTCACCCTGACATCGACCGACACAGTGATCGGCCTTTTCATGGCTTTTGCCGTGGCCCTGGGGATAGTGATCCTGTCGCGGGGAGGCGGTTTCGCCAGGTATTCCGGCTACTTGGTGGGCGATATCCTCAGCATTACCCCGGCCGAGATAAGGAACCTGCTGATACTGATACTGGCGGTCACGGTTCTTTGGATATTGTATTTCAACCAGCTGATGCTGATCAGCCTGAACCCCTCGCTGGCCCGGAGCCGGGGGATAAAAGTATGGCTGATAGAGGCCATGTTCTCGCTGGTGGTGGCGGTGGTGGTCACCGTCTCCATCAAGTGGGTGGGCCTGCTGGTAATAAACTCCATGCTGATACTGCCGGCCGCCGCGGCCCGCAACATCTCGGGCAACACCCGGCAGTACGTTTGGTGGTCAATTGTCATAAGCCTGGCCTCGGGGGTATCGGGACTGATCGCCTCCTATTACCTGTCCACCGCCACCGGAGCCACCATCGTGCTGATATCCATGGGGATATTCATGGTCACCCTGGGGGTAAAAAAGATCATTTGA